From a region of the Candidatus Nanopelagicales bacterium genome:
- a CDS encoding exonuclease domain-containing protein → MTWHTGALAVLDLEATGVDPATARIVEVALHVSDVEGGVDAIVDTLVNPGVPMPADAAAVTGIVTADLEARGADPATTLEQVVGALREFAREGVPIVIYNATYDWPLLAAELARHGLPTLPDVPPAVIVDPLVLDRHVDKYRKGKRTLSVAAEHYGVRVGGAHRASADAMLALGVARAIAAAYPAVLDVGGTDLVALQVEAHRAWRDDFNAYLRRIGAEREPVSGEWPGV, encoded by the coding sequence ATGACGTGGCACACCGGAGCGCTCGCCGTCCTCGACCTTGAGGCCACGGGCGTCGACCCGGCGACCGCGCGCATCGTCGAGGTGGCTCTCCACGTGAGCGACGTAGAGGGCGGCGTTGACGCGATCGTCGACACGCTCGTCAACCCCGGTGTTCCGATGCCCGCGGATGCCGCAGCAGTCACCGGCATAGTCACCGCCGACCTTGAGGCGCGCGGCGCGGACCCCGCCACGACCCTCGAACAGGTGGTCGGTGCCCTGCGCGAGTTCGCCCGCGAAGGTGTACCGATCGTGATCTACAACGCGACCTACGACTGGCCCCTGCTGGCCGCTGAACTCGCACGCCACGGACTCCCGACGCTCCCGGACGTTCCGCCGGCCGTGATCGTTGATCCGCTGGTACTTGACCGACATGTTGACAAATACCGCAAGGGCAAGCGCACTCTTTCAGTCGCCGCTGAGCACTACGGCGTGCGCGTCGGGGGAGCGCACCGGGCCAGCGCGGACGCGATGCTGGCGCTAGGAGTCGCGCGCGCCATCGCTGCTGCCTACCCGGCGGTCCTCGACGTGGGAGGGACCGATCTCGTGGCGCTGCAGGTTGAGGCGCATCGGGCCTGGCGCGATGACTTCAACGCCTACCTTCGACGCATCGGCGCTGAACGCGAGCCCGTCTCCGGCGAATGGCCGGGTGTCTGA
- a CDS encoding TIGR04255 family protein, whose translation MYPGREVFANTPLALVAAEVRFTDSARLRQQTTLDAIAIALEDRFPFARPSQQPQAGLRIAVGAASPPPPSDRLVLTDETSTQSVSLTPTSLTYETTAYDEFPYLLGAVEKACQALVDAGVRPAISRIGLRYIDEVRVPVAITDARQWGEWISQRLVDSLSVGPEGSPAVTFQGVATYDLGDGKGLNFRFAALDQSPVVAPLVLHRPHPAGLGPFFVLDCDGYQNFDGQVAIPLEPGVVGRNLSAVHEPAGTAFQKSITDKARELFRGDRP comes from the coding sequence ATGTATCCAGGACGTGAGGTCTTCGCCAACACGCCGCTGGCCCTCGTTGCGGCCGAGGTCCGATTCACAGACTCAGCCCGGCTGCGTCAGCAGACGACGTTGGATGCCATCGCAATCGCCCTCGAAGATCGATTCCCTTTCGCTCGGCCTAGCCAACAGCCCCAGGCGGGTCTTCGGATCGCCGTGGGCGCCGCCTCGCCGCCGCCCCCGTCAGATCGCCTTGTCCTGACAGACGAAACCAGCACGCAGTCAGTAAGCCTGACTCCCACCTCCCTCACATATGAGACGACGGCATACGACGAGTTCCCCTACTTGCTGGGAGCGGTTGAAAAGGCATGTCAGGCGTTGGTGGACGCCGGGGTTCGTCCTGCCATCTCGCGCATTGGGTTGCGGTACATCGACGAGGTTCGGGTTCCCGTTGCCATCACAGACGCCCGCCAGTGGGGTGAGTGGATTAGCCAAAGGCTTGTCGATTCACTAAGTGTGGGTCCCGAAGGCAGCCCCGCTGTCACGTTTCAGGGTGTCGCGACCTACGACCTAGGCGACGGAAAGGGTCTCAATTTTCGGTTCGCGGCCCTGGATCAGTCTCCTGTTGTTGCGCCACTGGTCCTGCACCGACCGCACCCGGCCGGACTGGGTCCCTTCTTCGTCCTCGACTGCGACGGCTATCAGAACTTCGATGGGCAAGTTGCCATCCCCCTTGAACCGGGGGTGGTAGGCAGGAACCTCAGCGCCGTCCATGAACCCGCAGGCACCGCATTCCAGAAGTCCATCACCGATAAGGCTCGCGAACTGTTCCGGGGGGATCGACCATGA
- a CDS encoding 2TM domain-containing protein: MTEEDDLRKAALNRVNAKRNFWRMVGVFVIVNLMMIAIWWMSGKGTFWPVWVMFGTGIAVLFSGLSAFGPGRGPVTDSEIEAEVRKMKGES, from the coding sequence ATGACGGAAGAAGACGACCTGCGAAAGGCAGCGCTCAACCGGGTCAACGCGAAGCGGAATTTCTGGCGCATGGTCGGCGTCTTCGTGATCGTCAACTTGATGATGATCGCCATTTGGTGGATGAGCGGCAAGGGCACCTTCTGGCCCGTATGGGTCATGTTCGGCACAGGCATCGCCGTGCTGTTCAGCGGCCTGTCCGCGTTCGGCCCGGGCCGCGGCCCTGTCACAGACAGCGAGATCGAAGCCGAGGTGCGCAAGATGAAGGGCGAGTCCTAA
- a CDS encoding helix-turn-helix domain-containing protein — MIEVLEIVGAATGFAVVRPPVRVAWAAFEEATSAAPRDLAAAMSLARLVEPTTGYRLVGDVVPQCTAGLKRAKEASGLTWSEVAVVLGVSRRSVHNWLRGSRVRGINARRISAFYIAVITELEGATPGEEFDARDYMLRPGEDGESRASRIAAHLRSEYPRRPTRLSPWDVLRTPTAGEAPTQSGGLARNIRIASTSS; from the coding sequence ATGATCGAAGTGCTGGAAATTGTTGGCGCCGCAACGGGGTTTGCGGTGGTCAGGCCACCGGTGCGTGTCGCCTGGGCGGCATTTGAGGAGGCGACGTCGGCCGCACCTCGTGACCTTGCAGCTGCGATGAGCTTGGCCCGACTCGTTGAGCCAACGACCGGATATCGTCTTGTTGGCGATGTCGTGCCGCAGTGCACCGCTGGTCTCAAGCGGGCGAAGGAGGCATCCGGACTCACCTGGTCAGAGGTGGCGGTTGTCTTGGGGGTTTCACGGCGGAGTGTCCACAACTGGCTTCGTGGCTCCAGGGTGCGAGGGATCAACGCCAGGCGAATCTCCGCGTTCTACATCGCGGTTATCACGGAGTTGGAGGGAGCCACTCCCGGCGAGGAGTTCGACGCGCGAGATTACATGCTGCGCCCGGGGGAGGACGGAGAATCGAGGGCGTCACGAATAGCTGCGCACTTGAGGTCGGAGTACCCGCGCAGGCCAACGCGACTCAGCCCCTGGGATGTCTTGAGAACGCCGACCGCGGGTGAGGCGCCTACCCAAAGCGGGGGTCTGGCGAGGAACATCCGAATAGCCAGCACTTCCTCGTAG
- a CDS encoding HsdR family type I site-specific deoxyribonuclease, translating into MSAFTESVVEEAALAWLESAGWQVRNGAEIAPDMPAAERDDYGQVVLVQRLHDALARLNPDLSAEALEDAFRKLTRSEGTDLIFRNRALHRLLVDGVTVEYRHADGDIRSAQARAIDFDDPTNNDWLAVNQFTVTENKHTRRPDVVLFVNGLPLAVLELKNAADEDATIWTAFQQLQTYKTEIPALFATNELLVVSDGVEARVGTLSAGREWFKPWRTIAGEVVADAQLPEIQVVIGGMLAPGRLLDLVRDFIVFEDEGGGRLAKKMAGYHQFHAVQVAVGQTLRAAELRVAAERSTRPTLTVVRPEPGERYTTCVPLVPLKAAAGAFSDPQHVRDEDFEWVAVQTRRRLRPGMFVAHVEGRSMEPAIPDGASCLFSAPVEGTRQGKTVLVQLRDAIDPETGERYTVKRYESEKGRSGDSWRHTRITLKPLNPDFQPIVLPPDEGERLQVVAELVEVLGEGRENPKAADRRIGVVWHTQGSGKSLTMAFYAGRVIREPAMENPTLVVLTDRNDLDDQLFGTFSRCAALLRQPPVQAGSRAHLRELLSVAAGGVVFTTIHKFFPEEKGDRHPTLSERRNIVVIADEAHRSQYDFIDGFARHMRDALPHASFIGFTGTPISLADANTRAVFGDYISVYDVQRAVEDGATVPIYYENRLAKLALDQAERPKIDPDFEEATEGEEIERKEKLKTRWAQLEAVVGAEKRLGIVARDIIEHFESRLEAIDGKAMIVCMSRRICVELYREIVKMRPEWASEADDQGAIKVVMTGSASDPLDWQEHIRNKPRREALANRFRDAADPLRLVLVRDMWLTGFDAPSLHTMYIDKPMRGHGLMQAIARVNRVFRDKPGGLVVDYLGLAHELKAALATYTESGGTGRTALDQDEAVAVMLEKYEVCRDLFHGFDRSKWTSGTPQERLALLPAAQEHVLKQENGNDRCLRAVRELSQAFALSVPHEEALRIRDDVAFFQAVQAVLAKRAPGEARPDEELDHAVRQIISRAVAPEGVVDIFAAAGLKKPDISILSDEFLAEVRGMPQRNLAVELLQKLLKGEIATRRRKNVVQARSFAEMLEETIRRYQNRAIEAAQVIDELIALARDMREANARGVALGLSEDELAFYDALEANDSAVKVLGDETLRAIARELVETVRDNVTIDWTLRENVRAQLRVLVKRILRTHGYPPDKQEKATQTVLEQAALLSADWAAI; encoded by the coding sequence GTGAGCGCCTTCACCGAATCCGTCGTCGAAGAGGCAGCGCTGGCGTGGCTCGAGAGCGCCGGATGGCAGGTCAGGAATGGTGCCGAGATCGCCCCCGACATGCCCGCGGCCGAGCGTGACGATTACGGACAGGTCGTCCTGGTCCAGCGCCTACACGACGCCCTGGCGCGACTCAACCCGGACCTGTCGGCCGAGGCGCTGGAGGATGCGTTCCGAAAACTCACGCGATCCGAAGGCACCGATCTCATCTTTCGCAACCGCGCACTTCATCGCCTGCTGGTGGACGGCGTCACGGTCGAGTACCGCCACGCCGACGGCGATATCCGCAGCGCGCAGGCGCGGGCGATCGACTTCGACGATCCCACGAACAACGACTGGCTCGCGGTCAACCAGTTCACGGTCACCGAGAACAAGCACACCCGCCGCCCTGACGTCGTGCTCTTCGTCAACGGTTTGCCGCTGGCGGTGCTGGAGCTGAAGAACGCCGCCGACGAGGACGCGACGATCTGGACCGCCTTCCAGCAGCTCCAGACCTACAAGACCGAGATCCCGGCGCTCTTCGCCACCAACGAACTGCTCGTCGTGTCCGACGGGGTCGAGGCGCGCGTCGGCACGCTCAGCGCCGGGCGTGAGTGGTTCAAGCCCTGGCGCACCATCGCGGGCGAAGTAGTGGCCGATGCCCAGTTGCCCGAGATACAGGTGGTGATCGGGGGAATGCTCGCCCCGGGCCGCTTGCTCGACCTGGTGCGCGATTTCATCGTCTTCGAGGACGAGGGTGGCGGCCGCCTTGCCAAGAAGATGGCTGGGTACCACCAGTTTCACGCCGTTCAGGTGGCAGTCGGCCAGACGCTGCGGGCTGCCGAGCTTCGGGTTGCGGCGGAGCGCTCCACGAGACCGACACTCACCGTCGTCCGGCCGGAGCCCGGCGAACGCTACACGACCTGCGTACCTCTCGTTCCACTGAAGGCCGCGGCCGGGGCCTTCAGCGACCCACAGCACGTTCGCGACGAGGACTTCGAGTGGGTCGCCGTCCAGACCCGACGTCGCCTGCGTCCGGGGATGTTCGTGGCTCACGTGGAAGGCCGGTCCATGGAGCCAGCGATCCCGGACGGCGCATCGTGCCTGTTCTCCGCGCCCGTCGAGGGAACGCGGCAGGGCAAGACCGTCCTCGTGCAACTCCGCGACGCGATCGATCCCGAAACGGGTGAGCGCTACACCGTCAAGCGCTACGAGAGCGAGAAGGGTCGGTCAGGGGACTCCTGGCGCCACACCCGGATTACGCTCAAGCCGCTCAATCCCGACTTCCAGCCGATCGTTCTTCCACCCGACGAGGGAGAGCGGCTTCAGGTAGTGGCAGAGCTGGTCGAGGTCCTCGGCGAGGGTCGCGAGAATCCCAAGGCCGCAGACCGGCGCATCGGTGTGGTCTGGCACACGCAAGGCTCTGGCAAGAGCCTCACCATGGCCTTCTACGCGGGCCGCGTCATCCGTGAGCCGGCGATGGAGAACCCGACCCTGGTCGTGCTCACCGACCGCAACGACCTCGACGACCAGCTCTTCGGCACCTTCTCGCGCTGCGCAGCACTCTTGCGCCAGCCGCCCGTTCAGGCGGGCTCGCGCGCGCACCTGCGCGAGCTGTTGAGCGTGGCGGCGGGCGGCGTGGTGTTCACGACCATCCACAAGTTCTTCCCCGAAGAGAAGGGCGACCGCCACCCGACTCTCTCCGAGCGGCGCAACATCGTGGTCATCGCCGACGAGGCGCACCGCAGCCAGTACGACTTCATCGACGGCTTCGCTCGCCACATGCGCGACGCGCTGCCGCACGCCTCGTTCATCGGCTTCACCGGCACGCCGATCTCGCTGGCCGACGCCAACACGCGGGCGGTGTTCGGCGACTACATCAGCGTCTACGACGTCCAGCGCGCCGTCGAGGACGGCGCCACGGTGCCCATCTACTACGAGAACCGGCTCGCGAAGCTCGCGCTCGACCAGGCGGAGCGGCCGAAGATCGACCCGGACTTCGAGGAGGCCACCGAGGGCGAAGAGATAGAACGCAAGGAGAAGCTCAAGACCCGGTGGGCACAGCTCGAAGCCGTGGTAGGCGCCGAGAAGCGGCTTGGCATCGTGGCGCGCGACATCATCGAGCACTTCGAGAGTCGGCTCGAGGCGATAGACGGCAAAGCGATGATCGTCTGCATGAGTCGGCGTATCTGCGTCGAGCTCTATAGAGAGATCGTCAAGATGCGTCCCGAGTGGGCGAGCGAGGCGGACGACCAGGGCGCGATCAAGGTCGTGATGACCGGCTCGGCCTCCGACCCGCTGGACTGGCAGGAGCACATCCGCAACAAGCCGCGACGCGAAGCGCTGGCCAACCGCTTCCGCGATGCCGCCGATCCGCTCCGGCTCGTCCTGGTGCGCGACATGTGGCTCACCGGCTTCGACGCGCCGAGCCTGCACACGATGTACATCGACAAGCCGATGCGCGGTCACGGGCTGATGCAGGCGATCGCGCGGGTCAACCGCGTATTTCGCGACAAGCCCGGCGGGCTGGTGGTGGACTACCTGGGGCTGGCGCACGAGCTCAAGGCGGCCCTCGCCACCTACACCGAGAGCGGCGGCACTGGGCGCACGGCCCTCGATCAGGACGAGGCCGTCGCCGTCATGCTGGAGAAGTACGAGGTGTGCCGCGACCTCTTTCACGGCTTCGATCGGAGCAAGTGGACGAGCGGCACGCCGCAGGAGCGTCTGGCCCTTCTGCCCGCGGCACAGGAGCACGTACTCAAGCAGGAGAACGGCAACGACCGATGCCTGCGCGCCGTGCGCGAGTTGTCGCAGGCCTTCGCGCTCTCCGTGCCCCACGAGGAGGCCCTGCGTATCCGAGACGATGTGGCGTTCTTCCAGGCCGTGCAGGCGGTCCTCGCCAAGCGCGCGCCGGGCGAGGCCCGCCCCGACGAGGAGCTCGACCACGCCGTCCGCCAGATCATCTCGCGCGCAGTAGCCCCAGAAGGCGTGGTGGACATCTTTGCCGCAGCGGGACTGAAGAAGCCCGACATCTCGATCCTCTCCGACGAGTTCCTGGCCGAGGTGCGCGGCATGCCCCAGCGCAACCTCGCCGTCGAGCTGCTCCAGAAGCTGCTCAAGGGTGAGATCGCGACCCGCCGCCGGAAGAACGTCGTCCAGGCCCGCTCCTTCGCCGAGATGCTGGAAGAAACCATCCGCCGATACCAGAACCGCGCCATCGAGGCGGCGCAGGTGATCGACGAGCTGATCGCCCTCGCCAGGGACATGCGGGAAGCGAACGCACGTGGCGTGGCGCTGGGACTGAGCGAGGACGAGCTGGCCTTCTACGACGCGCTGGAGGCGAACGACAGCGCGGTCAAAGTGCTCGGCGACGAGACGCTCCGGGCGATCGCGCGCGAGCTGGTCGAGACGGTGCGCGACAACGTCACGATCGACTGGACGCTGCGCGAGAACGTCCGCGCGCAGTTGCGGGTGCTCGTCAAGCGCATCCTTCGGACGCACGGGTACCCGCCGGACAAGCAGGAGAAGGCGACGCAGACGGTGCTGGAGCAGGCAGCCTTGCTCTCCGCGGATTGGGCCGCGATATGA
- a CDS encoding TIGR04255 family protein: protein MDTFSFRRDPPEVMLKEDPLKRVLCQVRFSANPELIDDDHEIKLASELRDQFPVRNSVQGVALQLFGTTPAVQRLRTFEDIEGVWKVTVAPDFVAVETSRYKNRDGFLAQLSGVLAALGSVSAPALVTRVGIRYTDQIEMSPELADWVNPALLGCFGHVDAHNVEIQNQVITALLRNRRSGSAVQVRSLILPGGAQIDAGVEPEAFESWVLDLDSAVEGREIFDVARLEGTARDLAHDAYRVFYWAVTDEFRKAFRGGGTS from the coding sequence ATGGACACTTTCTCTTTCCGCAGGGATCCTCCAGAAGTGATGCTCAAGGAGGACCCGCTCAAGCGTGTCCTCTGCCAGGTTAGGTTTAGTGCGAATCCAGAACTGATTGACGACGATCACGAGATCAAGCTCGCGAGCGAACTCAGGGATCAGTTCCCGGTCCGTAACTCTGTTCAGGGCGTTGCCCTGCAGCTGTTCGGGACGACACCGGCAGTCCAGAGACTCCGAACATTCGAGGACATCGAGGGCGTCTGGAAGGTCACGGTCGCTCCTGATTTCGTGGCCGTTGAGACCTCGCGCTACAAGAACAGAGATGGCTTCCTCGCCCAACTCAGCGGAGTGCTGGCCGCGCTGGGCTCGGTCTCAGCGCCAGCGCTTGTGACCCGTGTCGGGATCAGGTACACGGATCAGATCGAGATGTCACCTGAACTAGCCGACTGGGTGAATCCTGCGCTCCTCGGCTGTTTCGGGCACGTTGACGCACACAACGTCGAGATCCAGAATCAGGTCATCACCGCTCTCCTCCGCAACCGGCGGAGCGGCAGCGCTGTTCAGGTCAGGTCACTGATCCTGCCTGGGGGGGCCCAGATTGACGCTGGCGTCGAGCCTGAAGCGTTCGAGTCTTGGGTGCTGGACCTGGACTCCGCGGTTGAGGGTCGTGAGATCTTCGACGTGGCTCGGCTGGAGGGGACGGCAAGGGATCTCGCGCACGACGCCTATCGTGTCTTCTACTGGGCGGTGACCGACGAGTTCCGCAAGGCGTTCAGGGGCGGGGGGACATCATGA
- a CDS encoding exonuclease domain-containing protein — protein sequence MTWHTGPLAVLDLEATGVDPATARIVEVALHVGGVEGSVDTIVDTLVNPGVPMPADAAAVTGIVTADLETRGADPATILERTVGALHEFAREGVPIVIYNATYDWPLLAAELARHALPTLPDVPPAVIVDPLVLDRHVDKYRKGKRTLSVAAEHYGVRVGGAHRAGADAVLALGVARALAAAYPAVLDVGGTDLVALQVAAHRAWRDDFNAYLQRIGAEREPVSGEWPGV from the coding sequence ATGACGTGGCACACTGGACCGCTCGCGGTCCTCGACCTCGAGGCCACGGGCGTCGACCCGGCGACCGCCCGCATCGTCGAGGTGGCTCTCCACGTCGGCGGCGTAGAGGGCAGCGTTGACACCATCGTCGACACGCTCGTCAACCCCGGTGTTCCGATGCCCGCGGATGCCGCGGCCGTCACCGGAATAGTCACCGCCGACCTTGAGACGCGCGGCGCGGACCCCGCCACGATCCTCGAACGGACGGTCGGTGCCTTGCACGAGTTCGCTCGCGAGGGTGTACCGATCGTGATCTATAACGCGACCTACGATTGGCCCCTGCTGGCTGCTGAACTCGCACGCCACGCACTCCCGACGCTCCCGGACGTTCCTCCGGCCGTGATCGTTGATCCCCTCGTGCTTGACCGACACGTTGACAAGTACCGCAAGGGCAAGCGCACTCTGTCGGTCGCCGCTGAGCACTACGGCGTGCGCGTCGGGGGAGCGCACCGGGCCGGTGCGGACGCGGTGCTGGCGCTAGGAGTCGCGCGCGCCCTCGCTGCTGCCTACCCGGCGGTCCTCGACGTGGGCGGGACCGATCTCGTGGCGCTGCAGGTCGCCGCGCACCGGGCCTGGCGCGATGACTTCAACGCCTACCTTCAACGCATCGGCGCCGAACGCGAGCCCGTCTCCGGCGAGTGGCCGGGTGTGTGA